The proteins below are encoded in one region of Xenopus laevis strain J_2021 chromosome 8L, Xenopus_laevis_v10.1, whole genome shotgun sequence:
- the dtd2.L gene encoding uncharacterized protein LOC779324 isoform X3 encodes MNRKVNKGMVIYVCFFKGAESSVIPKMVSSLLSVKLSESDNGKRVSILDLPGDVLIVPQATLGGRAKGRCMQYHSNADKVLAMELYSSLIAQCEKELQAHSKWAESGAVLKYGTYGNRQVLKLDTNGPYTHLLEF; translated from the exons GTCAATAAAGGCATGGTCATCTATGTGTGCTTTTTCAAAGGAGCAGAGTCATCTGTTATTCCAAAGATGG TGAGTTCTCTACTGAGCGTGAAGCTGAGTGAGTCTGACAATGGAAAACGAGTCTCTATTCTTGATCTACCTGGTGATGTCCTCATTGTCCCTCAGGCAACACTGGGTGGAAGGGCTAAAGGTCGCTGCATGCAGTATCATTCAAATGCAGACAAAGTGCTGGCTATGGAGTTATACTCCAGCCTCATTGCTCAGTGTGAGAAGGAACTTCAAGCTCACTCAAAATGGGCAGAATCAGGAGCTGTATTAAAGTATGGAACATATGGGAACAGACAGGTTCTGAAGCTTGACACTAATGGACCATATACCCACCTGCTGGAGTTCTGA